In the Oxobacter pfennigii genome, one interval contains:
- a CDS encoding DUF5667 domain-containing protein gives MKRKLSLLLTAVFLSTSVFNGASAAESGTLKAAAGITPDSMIYPVERAAEDIHLALISDLVKEAQLLTGIAGERLAEAQVMIEKGNAEKAEQVTKDYIETMNKINQTVQTAVDEASQEDAAQAEAAEKTGTEVAAANTAETDDTASQNTSADNGAAENTSAGSTAAETTAASDVTTAKAETPTVTPAEDKNETLNEILDAILEKNIELQKNSIDVLASVLEKLPENAKTEITMILVKQSIQTEAVKEFVAKKKEYIEAKKEVAESLLNLSQASKSGDEALVEAAQLSYEAATITLGNSLIAKNESWNAKKDIKDKIEAKIEEINIKITDMESSESEEITADAETPAGEDSTEETAKNTEESVEEAELKAENIKVIIISLQEEVRKKLCDQRKADYEKWMAKYSKGNKLYEYQKEQLGRWVNPYVAGYMPMMQIPQFNPYVYNPYAASNIVQPDNTDVTAAEDDKEKVKAPDLKVDIIVKDEKLAKKSTDKKNQQYGNWVAPYNPWITPASKPESKTEDNKKSNTPDLGVNVIVKDEKSAKKSTDKSNQQYGNLGTQYNPWAVPTPKAENKKEDARGKDSKADTVSAQSKSVKNSYGQQGFGYGTGGNGRNSWK, from the coding sequence ATGAAGAGAAAATTATCGCTACTATTAACGGCAGTCTTTTTGTCAACATCGGTATTTAATGGAGCATCAGCAGCAGAAAGCGGTACTTTAAAGGCTGCCGCAGGCATAACTCCGGATAGCATGATATATCCGGTGGAGAGGGCTGCGGAAGATATACATTTAGCTTTGATTAGTGACTTAGTTAAAGAAGCGCAGCTTCTTACAGGCATTGCAGGAGAAAGACTTGCAGAAGCTCAGGTAATGATAGAAAAAGGCAATGCAGAAAAGGCAGAGCAAGTGACAAAGGATTATATAGAAACAATGAACAAGATAAACCAAACAGTTCAGACAGCAGTAGATGAAGCAAGCCAGGAAGATGCGGCACAGGCTGAGGCAGCTGAAAAAACAGGAACAGAAGTTGCTGCAGCAAACACTGCAGAGACTGATGACACTGCTTCACAAAATACCTCAGCAGATAATGGAGCAGCCGAGAATACTTCGGCTGGCAGCACGGCAGCAGAAACTACTGCAGCTTCTGACGTAACAACAGCTAAGGCAGAAACTCCGACAGTTACCCCTGCTGAGGATAAAAATGAAACGCTTAATGAAATACTGGATGCAATCCTTGAAAAGAACATAGAGCTTCAGAAGAACAGCATTGACGTTTTGGCATCGGTTTTAGAAAAGCTTCCCGAAAACGCAAAGACAGAAATCACAATGATTCTTGTAAAGCAATCAATACAGACTGAAGCCGTAAAGGAATTCGTCGCTAAGAAAAAAGAATACATCGAAGCTAAAAAGGAAGTGGCAGAATCATTATTGAACTTGAGTCAGGCTTCAAAGTCCGGTGATGAGGCTTTGGTTGAAGCAGCACAGCTATCCTATGAAGCAGCTACGATAACCCTGGGGAACTCCTTGATTGCAAAGAATGAGTCATGGAATGCAAAGAAGGATATCAAAGACAAGATTGAGGCTAAAATCGAAGAAATCAACATTAAAATAACCGATATGGAATCCAGTGAATCAGAAGAGATAACAGCCGATGCTGAAACTCCTGCAGGAGAGGATTCAACGGAGGAAACAGCGAAAAATACTGAAGAATCAGTTGAAGAAGCTGAATTAAAAGCAGAAAATATCAAAGTAATCATAATCAGTTTGCAGGAAGAAGTAAGGAAGAAATTATGCGACCAGCGTAAAGCAGATTATGAAAAATGGATGGCTAAATACAGCAAAGGCAATAAATTATATGAATATCAGAAGGAACAGTTAGGACGGTGGGTGAATCCATATGTTGCCGGTTATATGCCGATGATGCAGATACCGCAGTTCAATCCATACGTATATAACCCATATGCGGCCTCAAACATTGTACAGCCGGATAACACGGATGTGACAGCTGCCGAAGATGATAAAGAAAAAGTAAAAGCTCCCGACCTTAAGGTCGATATAATAGTAAAGGATGAAAAGCTGGCTAAGAAATCAACCGATAAGAAAAATCAGCAGTACGGTAACTGGGTGGCTCCATATAACCCATGGATTACGCCGGCATCAAAGCCTGAATCAAAGACAGAAGATAATAAAAAGTCTAACACTCCTGATTTGGGAGTAAATGTAATAGTAAAAGATGAAAAGTCGGCTAAGAAATCAACTGATAAAAGCAATCAGCAGTACGGAAATTTGGGAACGCAGTACAACCCGTGGGCTGTGCCAACCCCAAAGGCCGAAAATAAGAAGGAAGACGCCAGAGGCAAAGACAGCAAAGCTGACACAGTCTCAGCTCAGAGCAAATCAGTGAAGAATTCCTACGGCCAGCAAGGCTTTGGTTACGGAACGGGAGGCAATGGCAGGAACAGTTGGAAGTAA
- a CDS encoding CPBP family intramembrane glutamic endopeptidase, which yields MSKLNTSATFKATFFAILLVPIHIFGSILIALLGHYLNFNLDIVSSLLISQFGFLLLPVIVYFLITKDPVRKTLRLELMSLPDILRVLAITFLIQPLIMGISGLGSLFFPNYLVNFTAEINSSVSFPFLLMLTALFPALFEEFCMRGIVLSGYRGKKLWIAACINGLLFAVLHLNIQQGLYAFVLGFIFVYLVDAANSIFASITSHFAINASQMTLLHLTSKNLEEAGQSLANVQANSSKESLIASIVLLLVLGSITSIFAYRIYKGLKKNNSVI from the coding sequence TTGAGCAAGTTAAACACATCCGCCACTTTTAAAGCTACTTTTTTCGCAATTTTATTAGTGCCGATTCATATATTCGGAAGTATATTGATAGCACTCTTAGGCCATTATTTAAATTTTAACCTTGATATAGTATCCTCGCTACTCATATCCCAGTTTGGTTTTCTTTTGCTTCCCGTAATAGTATATTTTTTAATAACAAAAGATCCGGTAAGAAAAACCTTGCGTCTGGAACTTATGAGCCTGCCCGATATATTAAGGGTACTTGCCATAACATTTTTAATACAGCCTCTTATTATGGGTATTTCGGGCTTAGGAAGCCTTTTCTTCCCCAATTATCTTGTAAATTTTACGGCTGAAATAAACAGCAGCGTATCTTTTCCCTTTTTACTGATGCTGACAGCCCTTTTTCCCGCCCTCTTTGAAGAGTTTTGTATGAGAGGCATTGTACTGTCAGGCTACAGGGGAAAAAAGTTGTGGATTGCTGCATGCATTAACGGCCTTTTGTTTGCCGTGCTTCATCTTAATATTCAGCAGGGACTATATGCCTTTGTATTAGGTTTCATTTTTGTTTATCTCGTGGATGCTGCAAATTCAATATTTGCTTCAATTACTTCCCATTTTGCCATAAATGCATCCCAGATGACTCTATTGCACCTTACTTCAAAAAACCTTGAAGAGGCGGGCCAGAGCCTGGCAAATGTTCAGGCCAACTCTTCAAAGGAGTCCTTGATAGCAAGTATTGTTTTACTTTTAGTTTTAGGCAGCATCACTTCTATCTTTGCCTATCGAATATATAAAGGCCTTAAAAAAAATAATTCTGTCATATAA
- a CDS encoding methyl-accepting chemotaxis protein produces MLNNVKIRSKLLLLSVPLMVMIIAVGAIGYYFNSKANAQVGEMYSKRLVPISWLTDMEIHVRANEASLLKIITYNNTSNMVDLNDVSEDISSRQSKMESLIAQYQWVAQTDSEKEILERIKSFSSINKQNLERIINLVKNNELDQAKSLFNSYIPIAESFYQDIFSLNQYYVNDAGSVYHQNETDNKASSMSMLIVIAAALIFAIIVTFIMYKAIVPSLVNMINYCGVLAKGDFSNKIPAKFTKFKDETGRLTAAVYTMQNSIKDMIIAVKESSVNIDGQSENLSAISQQMSSSAENITLAIQDIAKGTGSQASDLVNVVEILNGFGAKLDNIVKLIIDVDSNSKGINTMANESNDNMRSLSSSVKQMNGTFKVFMEKISGLGQSVTQINEITNLINSIAEQTNLLALNASIEAARAGEAGRGFAVVADEIRKLAEQVKKSSDNINHLIGDISKDTKQMIKTTEIMDEELDSQISVIDVAMNSFERIIHAVGAIVPKIANINNLAENINKEKNTILEGVEGVSAIAEEVSASSEEIAASSQEMSASTQEVASAAQSLSGLTKDMMEQVNKFKLK; encoded by the coding sequence ATGTTGAATAATGTAAAAATTAGATCGAAGCTATTGCTGCTTTCTGTTCCTTTGATGGTTATGATTATAGCAGTAGGTGCTATCGGATACTATTTTAATTCCAAGGCAAACGCCCAGGTGGGGGAGATGTATTCCAAAAGACTTGTACCTATATCATGGCTCACGGATATGGAAATCCATGTAAGAGCAAATGAGGCCAGCCTTCTAAAAATAATTACATACAACAATACATCGAATATGGTTGATTTAAATGATGTTTCTGAAGACATAAGCTCTAGGCAATCAAAAATGGAGAGTCTCATAGCCCAGTATCAGTGGGTGGCACAGACCGATTCGGAAAAAGAAATCTTAGAAAGAATAAAGTCGTTTTCATCAATAAACAAGCAAAACTTAGAGAGAATTATAAATCTGGTCAAAAATAATGAATTAGATCAGGCAAAATCCCTTTTTAACTCCTATATACCCATTGCAGAATCCTTTTATCAGGACATATTCAGCTTGAATCAATACTATGTCAATGATGCCGGCAGTGTCTACCATCAGAATGAAACCGACAACAAGGCATCCAGCATGAGCATGCTCATAGTAATTGCGGCGGCTTTGATATTTGCAATAATAGTTACCTTCATTATGTACAAAGCCATAGTACCATCATTGGTTAACATGATAAACTACTGCGGTGTTTTAGCAAAAGGAGACTTCAGCAATAAGATACCAGCCAAGTTCACAAAGTTCAAAGATGAGACCGGGAGGCTTACTGCGGCGGTTTATACAATGCAAAATTCCATAAAGGATATGATAATTGCCGTAAAAGAAAGCTCTGTAAATATCGACGGACAATCTGAGAACCTTTCCGCCATATCCCAGCAGATGTCATCATCGGCGGAAAACATAACCCTTGCAATACAGGATATTGCAAAGGGTACAGGCTCACAGGCATCGGATTTGGTAAATGTAGTTGAAATATTAAACGGATTCGGCGCAAAGCTGGATAATATAGTCAAGCTTATTATAGATGTAGACAGCAATTCAAAAGGTATCAACACCATGGCAAACGAAAGCAATGACAACATGAGAAGCTTATCAAGCTCCGTTAAACAGATGAACGGTACCTTCAAAGTATTCATGGAAAAGATATCGGGACTTGGACAAAGTGTAACTCAGATCAACGAGATTACAAACCTTATTAACAGTATCGCAGAGCAGACAAACCTTTTGGCATTAAATGCATCCATAGAAGCTGCCCGTGCCGGAGAAGCAGGAAGGGGCTTTGCCGTAGTAGCCGATGAAATAAGAAAATTAGCAGAACAGGTTAAAAAGTCTTCAGATAATATCAACCATTTGATTGGTGATATATCCAAGGATACAAAGCAGATGATAAAAACCACGGAAATCATGGATGAGGAGTTAGACAGCCAGATATCGGTAATAGATGTGGCAATGAATTCTTTTGAAAGAATAATACATGCGGTAGGCGCCATTGTACCTAAGATAGCAAATATAAATAACCTGGCTGAAAACATAAATAAAGAGAAAAATACAATATTGGAAGGTGTAGAAGGAGTATCTGCAATTGCAGAGGAAGTATCGGCATCCTCGGAAGAAATAGCCGCGTCCTCACAGGAGATGAGCGCGTCTACCCAGGAGGTAGCATCAGCGGCACAATCCTTAAGCGGCCTGACCAAGGACATGATGGAACAGGTAAATAAATTCAAATTAAAATAA